In the genome of Flavobacterium panacagri, one region contains:
- a CDS encoding inorganic diphosphatase — protein sequence MTADKLTTFDVLIEIPRGSRNKYEYDFEIKRMRFDRMLFSSMMYPADYGFIPETLALDGDPLDVLVLVNEPTFPGCVMEVKPIGVFHMADDKGPDEKIICVPVSDPIWNSLTDLSDINPHLVKEIEHFFQVYKDLENKKVDVEGWGDVKEAFDIIAECTKRFNDIENKPEGLFSIK from the coding sequence ATGACCGCAGACAAATTAACGACTTTCGATGTGTTAATCGAAATACCAAGAGGAAGCAGAAATAAATACGAGTACGATTTTGAAATTAAAAGAATGCGTTTCGACAGAATGTTATTCTCTTCAATGATGTACCCAGCTGATTACGGATTTATTCCGGAAACTTTAGCATTAGATGGAGATCCTCTTGACGTATTAGTTTTGGTAAACGAACCAACTTTTCCTGGATGTGTTATGGAAGTGAAACCAATCGGAGTTTTCCACATGGCAGACGATAAAGGACCAGACGAGAAAATTATTTGTGTACCAGTTTCAGATCCAATTTGGAATTCATTAACGGACTTATCAGATATTAATCCACACTTAGTAAAAGAAATCGAACACTTCTTCCAGGTTTACAAAGATCTTGAAAACAAAAAAGTTGATGTTGAAGGATGGGGAGACGTAAAAGAAGCATTCGACATTATTGCTGAATGCACTAAGCGTTTTAACGATATTGAAAATAAACCAGAGGGATTATTTAGTATTAAATAA
- a CDS encoding type II toxin-antitoxin system HigB family toxin → MRIIAKRTLQHFWERFPNSKQQLLAWYQVFDKSNFANSNDVKSLFGTADFVGNNKVVFNICGNHYRLIVKINYETQIIYILFIGTHKEYDNLIDIKNM, encoded by the coding sequence ATGAGAATAATAGCAAAAAGAACGTTGCAACATTTTTGGGAACGATTCCCAAATTCAAAACAACAATTATTAGCTTGGTATCAAGTATTTGATAAAAGTAATTTTGCTAATTCAAATGATGTAAAATCACTTTTTGGCACAGCCGATTTTGTAGGCAACAATAAAGTAGTTTTTAATATTTGTGGCAATCATTATCGATTAATTGTAAAGATTAATTACGAAACTCAAATTATATATATTCTTTTTATAGGTACACATAAGGAATACGATAATTTAATAGACATAAAAAACATGTAA
- a CDS encoding deoxynucleoside kinase has product MHIAIAGNIGAGKTTLTKLLAKHFKWEPHYEDVVDNPYLDDFYHQMERWSFNLQIYFLNSRFRQVQQIRESGKKIIQDRTIYEDAHIFAPNLYAMGLMTNRDFENYTSLFELMESLVKAPDLLIYLRSSIPNLVGQIHKRGREYENSISIDYLSRLNERYEAWIQTYTKGRLLIIDVDNINFVDNPEDLGDIINRIDAELNGLF; this is encoded by the coding sequence ATGCACATAGCAATAGCAGGAAACATAGGCGCAGGAAAAACCACTCTGACCAAGTTATTAGCCAAACATTTTAAATGGGAACCTCATTATGAAGATGTTGTTGATAATCCGTATCTAGATGATTTTTACCATCAAATGGAGCGCTGGTCATTTAATCTTCAGATCTATTTCTTAAACAGCCGTTTCCGTCAAGTGCAGCAAATCCGCGAGAGCGGAAAAAAAATCATTCAGGACAGAACGATTTACGAAGATGCTCACATTTTTGCTCCCAATTTGTATGCAATGGGATTAATGACAAATCGCGATTTTGAAAATTATACATCATTATTTGAGCTAATGGAATCGTTGGTAAAAGCACCCGATTTATTGATTTATTTAAGAAGTTCTATTCCTAATTTGGTTGGGCAGATTCACAAACGCGGACGTGAATACGAAAACTCAATTTCTATTGATTATTTGAGCCGTTTGAACGAAAGATACGAGGCTTGGATTCAGACTTATACTAAAGGAAGATTATTAATTATTGATGTTGATAATATCAATTTCGTTGATAATCCTGAAGATTTAGGAGATATCATTAATAGAATTGATGCTGAATTGAACGGTTTGTTTTAA
- a CDS encoding sodium-translocating pyrophosphatase translates to MNAFMIYLPIVMAVLGLLFMGIKRSWVLKQDAGDGKMKEISDYIYEGALAFLKAEYKLLTIFVIIASLALAGITFIPGVKTHLLIVIAFIFGALFSAYAGNIGMKIATKTNVRTTQAARTSLPQALKVSFGGGTVMGLGVAGLAVLGLTTFFIIFFNLFSGGVWKDTDTMTVVLETLAGFSLGAESIALFARVGGGIYTKAADVGADLVGKVEAGIPEDDPRNPATIADNVGDNVGDVAGMGADLFGSYVATVLAAMVLGNYVIKDMGGSINDAFGGIGPILLPMAIAGFGIIFSIIGTLLVKISDDNAREAQVQKALNVGNWVSIVLTAVACFFLVQYMLPETMQMSFFGEGSKAISSMRVFYATLVGLVVGGAISSVTEYYTGLGTKPVLAIVQKSSTGAGTNVIAGLATGMISTFPTVLLFAVAIWISYALAGFYGVALAASAMMATTAMQLAIDAFGPISDNAGGIAEMSELPKEVRTRTDILDSVGNTTAATGKGFAIASAALTSLALFAAYVTFTGIDGINIFKAPVLAMLFVGGMIPVVFSALAMNSVGKAAMDMVYEVRRQFKEIAGIMEGTGKPEYGKCVEISTKAALREMMLPGILTIGFPILIVLIGKLVYSDNNQLIAEMLGGYMAGVTVSGVLWAVFQNNAGGAWDNAKKSFEAGVLINGEMTYKGSDAHKAAVTGDTVGDPFKDTSGPSMNILIKLTCLIGLVIAPILGEGHAPSNIASKASCCAKTEMHADGFSKCGDMSGMTKEECIKMCKEKGCTPEETAKCLAHFDKNRKPYKKTDCFDTSKYEKKSVSVEVKNINGKTTGTVTKTENGKTTTEVFEGTEEEVLAKVEAAK, encoded by the coding sequence ATGAATGCATTTATGATTTACCTGCCAATTGTTATGGCAGTTTTAGGATTACTTTTCATGGGAATAAAAAGGAGTTGGGTTTTAAAACAAGACGCCGGAGACGGTAAGATGAAAGAGATTTCAGATTACATCTACGAAGGAGCCTTAGCCTTCCTCAAAGCAGAATATAAGCTGTTAACCATATTTGTAATAATCGCCAGTTTAGCTTTGGCAGGAATTACTTTTATCCCAGGAGTTAAAACACATTTATTAATCGTAATTGCCTTTATTTTTGGTGCATTATTTTCTGCTTATGCCGGAAATATTGGAATGAAAATAGCAACTAAAACAAACGTTAGAACTACTCAGGCAGCACGTACTAGCCTGCCTCAGGCTTTAAAAGTGTCTTTTGGCGGAGGAACCGTAATGGGATTAGGTGTTGCAGGTTTAGCCGTTTTGGGACTGACAACTTTTTTTATAATCTTTTTTAATTTATTTTCTGGTGGAGTTTGGAAAGATACCGATACTATGACGGTTGTATTGGAAACTTTAGCAGGATTTTCATTAGGAGCTGAATCAATAGCCTTGTTTGCACGTGTTGGAGGAGGAATCTACACAAAAGCCGCCGATGTAGGTGCCGATTTAGTAGGAAAAGTCGAAGCGGGAATTCCAGAAGATGATCCGCGTAATCCGGCAACAATTGCAGATAACGTTGGAGATAACGTAGGCGATGTTGCTGGTATGGGAGCCGATTTATTCGGATCTTATGTGGCAACAGTTTTAGCAGCGATGGTTCTTGGAAATTATGTAATAAAAGATATGGGCGGAAGTATTAATGATGCTTTCGGCGGCATTGGGCCAATTTTACTTCCAATGGCAATTGCTGGTTTTGGAATTATATTTTCAATTATCGGGACACTTTTAGTAAAAATTTCAGATGATAATGCTAGAGAAGCTCAAGTACAGAAAGCATTAAATGTAGGAAACTGGGTTTCTATTGTTTTGACTGCTGTGGCTTGTTTCTTCTTAGTGCAATATATGCTGCCAGAAACCATGCAGATGAGTTTCTTTGGAGAAGGATCTAAAGCGATTTCATCCATGCGTGTTTTTTATGCAACTTTGGTCGGATTAGTGGTTGGAGGAGCTATTTCTTCCGTAACAGAATATTATACAGGATTAGGTACAAAACCAGTATTAGCAATTGTTCAAAAATCATCTACGGGAGCAGGAACAAACGTGATTGCAGGTTTGGCGACAGGAATGATCTCGACTTTTCCAACGGTATTGTTATTTGCTGTTGCCATTTGGATTTCTTACGCTTTAGCAGGATTTTATGGAGTGGCATTGGCGGCTTCAGCGATGATGGCTACAACGGCAATGCAGTTAGCAATTGATGCTTTTGGGCCAATTTCTGATAACGCAGGAGGAATTGCGGAAATGAGCGAATTACCAAAAGAAGTTCGAACTAGAACCGATATTTTAGATTCTGTTGGAAACACAACGGCAGCAACAGGAAAAGGATTTGCTATCGCTTCTGCAGCCTTAACTTCATTAGCTTTATTTGCAGCTTATGTAACGTTTACAGGAATTGATGGAATCAATATTTTTAAAGCGCCAGTTTTAGCGATGCTATTTGTCGGAGGAATGATTCCTGTAGTTTTCTCTGCTTTAGCCATGAATTCTGTTGGAAAAGCAGCTATGGATATGGTGTACGAAGTTCGCCGCCAGTTCAAAGAAATTGCTGGAATTATGGAAGGAACTGGAAAACCAGAATATGGAAAATGTGTTGAAATTTCTACAAAAGCGGCTTTACGCGAAATGATGCTTCCAGGAATTTTAACTATCGGATTTCCAATTTTAATTGTACTTATTGGGAAATTAGTTTATTCAGATAACAATCAGTTGATTGCTGAAATGCTAGGAGGATATATGGCTGGAGTTACCGTTTCGGGTGTTCTTTGGGCCGTTTTCCAAAACAACGCTGGGGGAGCTTGGGATAATGCTAAAAAATCTTTTGAAGCAGGGGTTCTGATTAATGGAGAAATGACATACAAAGGTTCAGATGCGCACAAAGCGGCGGTAACTGGAGATACAGTTGGAGATCCGTTTAAAGATACTTCAGGGCCATCAATGAATATCTTAATCAAATTAACTTGTTTGATTGGATTGGTAATTGCTCCAATTTTAGGAGAAGGGCATGCTCCGTCAAATATTGCTTCTAAAGCTTCTTGCTGTGCAAAAACAGAAATGCATGCAGATGGATTTTCTAAATGTGGCGATATGTCCGGAATGACAAAAGAAGAGTGTATCAAAATGTGTAAGGAAAAAGGCTGTACACCTGAAGAAACCGCTAAATGTTTGGCACATTTTGATAAAAATAGAAAACCGTACAAAAAAACGGACTGTTTTGATACTAGCAAATATGAGAAAAAATCAGTTAGTGTTGAGGTTAAAAACATAAACGGAAAAACAACTGGAACCGTTACTAAAACAGAAAATGGTAAAACAACAACTGAAGTTTTTGAAGGAACAGAAGAAGAAGTTTTGGCAAAAGTCGAAGCAGCGAAATAG
- a CDS encoding helix-turn-helix domain-containing protein, producing the protein MNIKPIKTEQDYNVALERANSLFDAKPDTPEGDELDILVTLIEKYEEIHYPIPEPDPIEAIKFMMEQNGLTDCDLGVILNSRSRVSELFNRKRALTIKQIRVLNEKLHIPASTLIKEYTLNQ; encoded by the coding sequence ATGAATATAAAGCCAATAAAAACAGAGCAAGATTATAATGTAGCATTGGAAAGAGCTAATTCTCTTTTTGATGCAAAACCTGATACACCTGAAGGAGATGAGCTCGATATTCTAGTTACATTAATAGAAAAATATGAAGAGATTCATTATCCTATTCCCGAACCTGATCCGATTGAAGCTATCAAGTTTATGATGGAACAAAACGGATTAACTGATTGTGATTTAGGAGTTATTTTAAATAGTCGCTCGAGAGTGTCAGAACTATTTAATCGAAAAAGAGCTTTAACAATAAAGCAAATTAGAGTTCTAAATGAAAAACTCCATATTCCAGCTTCAACCTTAATTAAAGAATATACTTTAAATCAATAA